One genomic region from Anopheles bellator chromosome 2, idAnoBellAS_SP24_06.2, whole genome shotgun sequence encodes:
- the LOC131211198 gene encoding 3'-5' RNA helicase YTHDC2-like has translation MASKNTKIHVKIEEDIRISIHRQIDLFLQDEKQSEYDFPTNLTNLHRAYIHEYVKNKRLKSKSHGKGEERYLTIYKTSLSAITHDDARLDLTDQSIDMIMELQNAYGAQGIRAKGKSKRNAFRTCNVYLASAPPSVPPRVHPVASVFDERMRLPIAQFKDIILKCTQQNQVIIISGNTGSGKTTQVPQFVMDVASQNGTPCRIIVTQPRRISAVTVAERVCFERNEPLGDRVGYQIRLESRSKPSTNLVFCTNGVLLRCLTGKGVSKFLGNVTHIIIDEVHERDQYSDFLLIALKDNLPKHPQLKVILMSATIESNTFSQYFNNCPVIEIPGRLFPIDSFYLEDILFTMDTYNRTVKDVKTKIMSNIEHLQSSGGARIHHSSTANMDDESILLMNDILEVCWIENNPDAFHHFFALVQEENIPVDFQHTETKMTALMIAAAKGYIEIVQNLLDIGANPCVQEKHNYTAYDWACFIHGNSVCSQLLANAMKHAESKQSQQIALTPHTAKQLLDAYHTSFGDERIDHNLIIDVIQFICTTQPDGGILVFLPGFEDIQDIYELLNTRLAPYQRLKVFMLHSKMQTTDQHAVFRPAPQGVRKIILATNIAETSITMDDVVYVIDSGKVKQKYYDPVTATNSLTATWISQACATQRAGRAGRTKPGTCFRLYSRARLEAMDQFTLPEIMRVPLTEICLNTALLTNGASIHDFLNRALQPPAATSVKQSVKYLQKVGALDDDENLTDLGLILAELPVDARLGKMLLYGILLKCYEPVLLIVSLLSVNDLFVIPSYACDKEKVRKARRELAEDSFSDCFCLLRAYQRWYEARSVAKRKDICSRFFLSHSKLTTVYDLRCKLHSHLCSMGLIKSYGPGNIEDVNQFARNWCFVKACLLVGLYPNVCHLEKYSKAMKTRFEKKIFVHPSSVLADKSLAKKPNDKDATLWLPTEWIAFEEKYKSGRGSMIRCNTVLTPLTIAIFAGPLYFDESESLVECEQSESVGRCKIAIDDWINFIVDTHVAQAALRTRRYVSDLFLKFIQNPRTFQLNTMEYKFLQTLGKLLDVEDSAAHLTNRVDLTGNRRIFNKSHDQRRAGGRDDGKRVASTSAHHQQ, from the exons ATGGCTTCCAAAAATACGAAAATACACGTGAAAATCGAAGAGGATATAAGAATATCTATTCACCggcaaattgatttatttctgcAGGACGAGAAGCAAAGTGAGTACGATTTCCCGACGAACCTCACGAACCTCCATCGCGCGTACATTCATGAGtatgtgaaaaacaaacgcctGAAATCGAAATCTCACGGGAAAG GCGAGGAGCGGTATTTAACAATTTACAAAACGAGTTTGTCCGCCATCACACACGACGATGCTCGTTTGGACTTGAccgatcaatcaatcgataTGATCATGGAGCTTCAGAATGCGTATGGCGCGCAAGGAATTCGAGCGAAGGGCAAATCCAAACGCAACGCATTCCGAACGTGCAACGTTTATCTAGCTTCTGCGCCACCTTCGGTTCCGCCTAGAGTGCACCCAGTCGCCAGTGTTTTCGACGAACGCATGCGGCTTCCGATAGCACAATTTAAAGACATCATACTGAAGTGCACGCAACAAAACCAAGTGATCATCATATCGGGAAATACAGGTTCGGGGAAAACGACACAAGTGCCCCAGTTCGTGATGGATGTCGCTTCCCAAAATGGGACACCTTGTCGTATTATCGTAACGCAGCCTAGGCGAATTAGCGCAGTTACGGTCGCTGAGCGAGTTTGCTTCGAGCGCAATGAACCGCTGGGCGATAGGGTTGGCTACCAAATTCGCCTCGAAAGCCGCTCTAAGCCATCTACCAACCTGGTGTTCTGCACCAACGGCGTGCTGTTGCGATGTCTTACGGGCAAAGGCGTTTCCAAATTTCTCGGCAACGTTACTCACATAATCATCGATGAGGTACACGAACGGGATCAGTattccgattttttgttgATCGCGTTAAAGGATAACCTGCCGAAACATCCCCAACTGAAGGTGATACTGATGTCGGCCACCATCGAATCAAACACCTTCTCACAGTACTTCAACAACTGCCCAGTCATTGAGATACCCGGACGATTGTTTCCGATTGACAGTTTTTATCTGGAAGATATCCTTTTCACAATGGACACATACAATCGCACGGTAAAGGacgtgaaaacaaaaatcatgaGCAATATCGAGCACTTACAATCATCGGGCGGCGCTAGAATACACCATTCGTCGACCGCTAATATGGACGACGAGAGCATACTGCTGATGAATGACATACTAGAAGTTTGTTGGATAGAGAACAATCCGGACGCGTTTCATCACTTTTTTGCCCTGGTACAAGAGGAAAACATTCCGGTTGATTTCCAGCATACGGAAACTAAAATGACCGCCCTTATGATTGCGGCAGCTAAAG GCTATATCGAAATAGTACAAAACTTGCTCGATATCGGGGCCAATCCGTGCGTCCAGGAAAAGCACAACTACACTGCGTACGATTGGGCTTGCTTCATCCATGGAAACAGTGTTTGCTCACAGCTGCTAGCGAATGCGATGAAACATGCGGAATCTAAGCAATCCCAGCAAATCGCCTTGACGCCACACACTGCAAAGCAGCTACTCGACGCCTACCACACATCGTTCGGCGATGAACGGATCGATCACAATCTGATCATCGACGTGATACAGTTTATCTGCACCACTCAGCCAGACGGAGGCATTCTCGTGTTTCTGCCCGGGTTCGAGGATATTCAGGACATCTACGAGCTGCTGAACACGCGCCTCGCCCCCTACCAGCGGTTGAAGGTGTTTATGCTCCACAGTAAGATGCAGACAACCGATCAGCATGCTGTATTCCGTCCTGCCCCACAAGGTGTGCGCAAAATCATTCTCGCTACAAATATTGCCGAAACGTCCATCACTATGGATGATGTGGTTTACGTGATCGATAGCGGTAAGGTGAAACAGAAATACTACGATCCCGTCACAGCCACCAACTCGTTGACGGCAACCTGGATATCGCAGGCCTGCGCTACACAGCGGGCAGGACGCGCTGGTCGCACTAAACCTGGAACCTGCTTTCGACTCTATAGTCGGGCACGGCTTGAAGCGATGGATCAGTTCACGTTGCCCGAAATCATGCGCGTGCCGCTCACGGAAATCTGTCTTAATACGGCACTTCTCACCAACGGAGCTTCGATACATGACTTCCTGAACCGCGCTTTGCAGCCTCCGGCTGCGACTAGCGTGAAGCAGAGTGTAAAGTATCTGCAGAAAGTCGGAGCGTTAGATGATGACGAAAATCTGACTGATCTGGGTCTAATACTGGCCGAGTTGCCTGTCGATGCACGGTTAGGAAAAATGCTGCTCTATGGTATCCTGCTCAAGTGCTACGAGCCGGTACTGCTCATTGTCAGTCTTCTGAGCGTGAACGATCTCTTCGTGATACCGTCGTACGCGTGTGATAAGGAAAAAGTGCGCAAGGCACGCCGTGAGCTAGCGGAGGATTCATTTAGCGATTGTTTTTGCCTACTCCGTGCGTACCAGCGATGGTATGAGGCACGATCCGTTGCAAAACGAAAGGACATTTGCAGCCGCTTTTTCCTTAGCCACAGCAAACTGACGACGGTGTATGATTTACGCTGTAAGTTGCACAGTCATCTGTGCTCGATGGGGTTGATCAAAAGTTACGGCCCGGGAAATATTGAAGACGTGAACCAATTCGCCCGCAACTGGTGTTTCGTGAAGGCGTGCCTGCTGGTTGGGCTGTATCCCAACGTGTGCCACCTGGAGAAGTATTCGAAGGCTATGAAAACTaggtttgaaaagaaaatattcGTACACCCATCGTCGGTGTTGGCGGATAAGAGTCTGGCGAAGAAGCCAAACGATAAAGACGCTACGCTTTGGCTCCCGACCGAGTGGATCGCATTCGAGGAGAAGTACAAATCTGGCCGCGGGTCAATGATACGCTGCAACACTGTCCTAACACCGCTGACCATCGCCATCTTTGCCGGGCCCTTGTACTTTGACGAGTCGGAATCGCTCGTCGAGTGTGAACAGTCTGAATCGGTGGGACGGTGTAAAATAGCGATTGACGATTGGATTAACTTTATCGTCGATACGCACGTGGCACAAGCAGCGCTACGCACGAGGCGCTACGTGAGCGATCTTTTCCTGAAGTTCATCCAAAATCCACGCACTTTTCAACTCAATACGATGGAGTACAAGTTCTTGCAAACATTGGGGAAGCTGCTAGATGTGGAGGATAGTGCGGCACATCTGACGAATCGTGTGGATTTAACTGGCAATAGGAgaattttcaataaatcacACGACCAACGGCGCGCTGGCGGGCGAGATGATGGGAAAAGGGTGGCCAGTACCAGCGCGCATCATCAGCAGTAG